The Desulfotomaculum sp. genome window below encodes:
- a CDS encoding ABC transporter, producing MLKPALFTVQDLHVREGNFQLCDIGFTLEESQYLVILGPTGCGKSMLLETLAGLRYPKGGKMFLRGREITSLAPESRKFGFAYQDSLLFPFLNVKDNILFAVRSHKNRLESSIMKRMDELTEAMRITHLLDRYPQFLSGGEKQRVSLARALLSKPPLLLLDEPLSSLDPQTRSSIKELLRTIHDNEELGIIHVTHDFNEALQLGTHLLVMDQGRILQQGKVEDVFFQPSTKYLADFFMGENILQGRIEWKEGQAWFRQAGSPVEFGPLKRKKIPEKYPDEVALLIHAWDLSLSRANGYEESKANNWYGHIERVVNFSTHLEVVCSGNGKYKAILSNNEWKELNLQSGSRVRISVDVDDLHILQP from the coding sequence ATTTTGAAACCTGCTCTTTTTACCGTGCAGGATCTCCATGTCAGGGAAGGAAATTTTCAACTGTGTGATATTGGTTTTACATTGGAGGAGAGTCAATATCTTGTTATCCTGGGACCCACGGGCTGCGGAAAATCTATGCTGCTGGAAACACTGGCCGGGTTGCGGTATCCAAAGGGAGGAAAAATGTTTCTCCGGGGCAGGGAAATAACCTCACTGGCTCCCGAATCCAGAAAATTTGGTTTTGCCTACCAGGACAGTCTGCTCTTTCCTTTTCTCAATGTTAAAGATAATATTCTTTTTGCTGTCAGGTCCCATAAAAACAGACTGGAATCAAGCATAATGAAAAGAATGGACGAGTTGACCGAAGCCATGAGAATAACCCATTTGCTGGACAGGTACCCCCAATTTTTAAGCGGGGGTGAGAAACAACGGGTTTCTCTTGCCCGTGCCCTTCTGTCCAAACCGCCGCTGCTTTTACTTGATGAACCGCTTTCTTCACTGGACCCGCAGACCCGCAGTTCTATTAAAGAGTTATTGCGGACTATTCATGACAACGAAGAATTGGGAATTATTCATGTTACCCACGATTTTAATGAGGCGCTGCAGCTTGGAACACATCTTTTGGTTATGGATCAGGGCAGAATTCTGCAGCAGGGGAAAGTAGAAGACGTATTTTTCCAGCCCTCAACAAAATATTTGGCTGATTTCTTTATGGGAGAAAACATTTTGCAGGGTAGAATCGAATGGAAGGAAGGTCAGGCCTGGTTCAGGCAGGCCGGCAGCCCTGTAGAATTTGGTCCTTTGAAGAGAAAGAAGATTCCGGAAAAGTACCCGGATGAGGTTGCCCTGTTGATTCACGCCTGGGATTTAAGCTTAAGCAGGGCGAATGGTTATGAAGAAAGCAAAGCCAACAACTGGTACGGACACATTGAACGGGTCGTTAATTTCAGCACCCACCTCGAGGTCGTTTGTTCAGGAAATGGAAAATATAAAGCCATTCTTTCAAACAACGAATGGAAAGAGCTTAACCTGCAAAGCGGTTCACGGGTTAGAATCAGTGTAGACGTTGATGATCTTCATATATTACAGCCCTAA
- the modD gene encoding ModD protein, which translates to MVFISDETINKFIKEDVPYIDLTTMLLGIGKKQGRIMFSTREDGVLAGSEEVLRIFQKLDIKAVQSLESGAVMKKGEIIIVGEGKAENLHMAWKVCQNILEYCCGIATRTRQLLNNAREVNPFIEVAPTRKIFPGTKELSLKSILAGGAYPHRLGLSETILIFRQHWNFMGSYEELLEKIAEIKKTACEKKIIVEAESFDEAMRAAAAGADGIQFDKASPGDLKGWVEKIRAAHPGVIVIAAGGINQNNAREYAGTGIDAIVTTAVYFGKPADIKVVIDKID; encoded by the coding sequence GTGGTCTTTATCTCAGATGAAACAATCAACAAGTTTATCAAGGAGGACGTGCCGTACATAGACTTGACCACTATGCTTCTTGGCATTGGCAAGAAGCAGGGCAGGATTATGTTTTCTACGAGAGAGGATGGAGTTTTAGCCGGTTCGGAAGAAGTTTTACGGATATTTCAGAAGCTGGATATAAAGGCTGTCCAGTCTTTGGAAAGCGGAGCCGTCATGAAAAAAGGGGAGATCATTATTGTGGGTGAAGGAAAGGCTGAAAACCTGCACATGGCCTGGAAGGTTTGCCAGAACATTCTGGAGTACTGCTGCGGCATCGCGACCAGGACAAGGCAATTGCTGAACAATGCCAGGGAAGTCAATCCATTTATAGAAGTGGCGCCTACCAGAAAAATATTTCCGGGCACCAAGGAACTCTCCCTTAAGTCCATCCTGGCTGGTGGGGCATATCCTCACAGGCTGGGCCTTTCCGAAACAATTCTTATCTTCAGGCAGCATTGGAACTTTATGGGAAGCTACGAAGAGCTTTTGGAAAAGATAGCCGAGATTAAAAAAACAGCCTGTGAAAAAAAGATAATTGTTGAGGCTGAGAGTTTTGATGAAGCCATGAGGGCAGCGGCCGCCGGGGCCGACGGAATCCAGTTCGACAAAGCCAGCCCCGGGGATCTCAAGGGATGGGTTGAGAAAATCAGGGCGGCGCATCCGGGAGTCATCGTCATTGCCGCCGGGGGCATTAACCAGAACAATGCCCGTGAATATGCCGGGACAGGCATTGACGCCATTGTCACTACCGCTGTCTATTTTGGCAAACCGGCGGATATTAAGGTGGTTATCGATAAAATCGATTGA
- the modA gene encoding molybdate ABC transporter substrate-binding protein has protein sequence MRSKIKIFAMLLLLIFVTALAGCSANKETPKEESTKAVSLYAYVGANLKDPVTELAQKFEQKTGVKVEMNFNNSGALLNQLETTKKGDIYLPGNMSFVDKAKQAGHIENTAGPVAYVTPVIITPKDNPAKITKVEDLAKDGVKLVIPDKEATAIGKTAFKIFKNAGIDAKVEKNILASMETPAKVVTAITMGQGNAGIVEISNTVKSKDKIEVVEIDPKINMVEEIPVATLKYSANKDQADAFMKFATEEGPAVFAKYGFRTKQ, from the coding sequence ATGAGAAGTAAAATAAAAATCTTTGCTATGCTGCTGTTACTTATTTTTGTAACAGCGCTTGCGGGCTGCAGTGCAAATAAAGAAACCCCCAAGGAGGAATCCACCAAGGCAGTATCCTTATATGCATATGTGGGCGCGAACTTGAAAGATCCGGTTACAGAGCTAGCCCAGAAATTTGAGCAAAAAACGGGCGTCAAAGTGGAAATGAACTTTAACAACTCTGGTGCGCTGCTTAACCAGTTGGAAACAACTAAAAAAGGCGATATCTATCTGCCGGGGAACATGTCTTTTGTAGATAAAGCCAAGCAGGCCGGGCATATTGAAAATACGGCCGGGCCGGTGGCCTACGTCACCCCGGTAATCATTACTCCCAAGGACAACCCGGCTAAAATAACCAAGGTCGAGGATCTGGCCAAAGATGGAGTTAAGCTGGTGATCCCGGATAAGGAAGCTACCGCTATCGGTAAGACTGCTTTTAAAATCTTTAAAAATGCGGGCATCGACGCAAAAGTGGAAAAGAACATCCTGGCCAGCATGGAAACTCCGGCCAAAGTCGTAACAGCCATCACGATGGGCCAGGGAAACGCCGGTATTGTAGAGATAAGCAACACTGTAAAGTCAAAGGATAAAATTGAAGTGGTGGAAATCGATCCGAAGATCAATATGGTCGAAGAGATTCCTGTAGCCACCTTGAAATATTCCGCCAATAAGGATCAGGCTGACGCTTTCATGAAATTTGCCACAGAAGAGGGACCGGCGGTATTCGCAAAATATGGCTTTAGAACAAAACAATAG
- the nifS gene encoding cysteine desulfurase NifS, producing MRRIYFDHSATTPVHAQVAEEMNRFITGQNFGNPTSQHYYGTIARKAVEEAREKVAAAMSANPGEIVFTSGGTESDNMAIHGIACTNRVRGNHIITCAVEHHAVLNTVKALGKQGFDITILPVDQYGQVNVDELADAVTDKTILISIMHANNEVGTVMPIKEIGNLARQRGIIFHTDAVQSFCKIPFTVDDLGVGLLSVSGHKIYGPKGIGALYIRRGTRIKQTLFHGGAQEKLRRAGTENVPGIVGLGKAAELAFNGMEQESKRLTALRDRLISGVLSRFKEVRLTGHPTSRLPNHASFCFEFVEGESMLFNLDMKGIAASSGSACTSGSLEPSHVLLAMGIPPQAAYGSLRLTLGRDNKEEDVEYFLEVIDSAIKTG from the coding sequence TTGCGCAGGATTTATTTTGATCACAGCGCCACCACGCCTGTTCACGCACAGGTGGCTGAGGAGATGAACCGGTTTATAACAGGTCAAAATTTTGGGAACCCGACCAGCCAGCATTACTATGGGACTATCGCCCGTAAAGCCGTTGAAGAGGCAAGGGAAAAGGTCGCTGCAGCCATGTCCGCCAATCCCGGGGAGATTGTCTTTACAAGCGGAGGAACCGAATCCGATAACATGGCCATACATGGAATCGCCTGTACAAACCGGGTAAGGGGAAACCATATAATAACCTGTGCAGTTGAGCACCACGCAGTTCTTAACACTGTTAAAGCTTTGGGAAAGCAGGGTTTCGACATTACGATCCTGCCTGTGGATCAATATGGCCAGGTTAATGTTGATGAACTTGCTGACGCAGTTACAGATAAAACGATCCTGATTAGTATTATGCATGCGAACAATGAAGTTGGAACTGTCATGCCAATAAAAGAAATAGGAAATTTGGCCAGACAGCGGGGAATTATCTTTCATACGGACGCAGTACAGAGTTTCTGTAAAATTCCCTTTACAGTTGATGATCTTGGCGTCGGCCTGCTTTCGGTTTCGGGGCACAAAATATATGGTCCCAAGGGTATAGGAGCCCTGTACATACGAAGGGGCACACGTATTAAACAGACTTTATTCCATGGCGGAGCCCAGGAAAAATTGCGCAGGGCGGGTACGGAAAATGTACCTGGTATCGTTGGTTTGGGCAAAGCCGCCGAACTGGCTTTTAACGGGATGGAGCAGGAAAGCAAGCGATTAACAGCGCTTCGCGATCGGTTGATCAGCGGCGTCCTTAGCCGGTTCAAGGAGGTAAGACTGACCGGTCATCCCACTTCCCGTCTGCCCAACCATGCCAGTTTTTGTTTTGAATTCGTTGAAGGAGAATCAATGCTCTTCAATCTAGATATGAAGGGTATAGCTGCGTCAAGCGGTTCGGCTTGCACATCGGGCTCTTTGGAGCCCTCACACGTTTTGCTGGCAATGGGCATTCCGCCGCAGGCTGCTTATGGATCCTTACGCCTTACACTTGGCAGAGATAATAAAGAGGAGGATGTGGAGTATTTCCTGGAAGTTATAGATTCCGCGATAAAGACCGGGTAA
- a CDS encoding 2-hydroxyglutaryl-CoA dehydratase: MITVGLDLGSVTTKAVLVEGSSWTSLIRPTGYSPRQAGKQAFEELLGNAGLKRGDIGFIVGTGYGRISVPFIDKAVTEITCHAKGAHFLVKEVDMVIDIGGQDSKVIAIDRFGNVTDFAMNDRCAAGTGKFLEVIAAALGLDVSELAMLSKDADPVQTSNMCTVFVESEVISLLAEGVKRERIIAGIHQSVAARVAAMAERLGKGAHIVFTGGVAKNEGVREFLCKELGRDLHVVPESQIAGALGAALLAREEVRLKSL, encoded by the coding sequence ATGATTACTGTTGGCCTGGATTTGGGTTCTGTTACGACAAAAGCCGTTCTCGTTGAGGGATCCTCCTGGACAAGCTTGATCAGGCCGACGGGTTACAGCCCGCGTCAGGCTGGAAAACAGGCTTTCGAGGAACTCCTCGGAAACGCCGGCCTTAAGCGCGGGGATATCGGCTTTATTGTAGGAACAGGATATGGAAGAATATCTGTTCCCTTTATTGATAAAGCTGTTACGGAAATTACCTGTCATGCAAAAGGGGCTCACTTTTTAGTGAAAGAAGTTGATATGGTAATCGATATAGGCGGTCAGGACAGCAAGGTGATCGCCATCGACCGTTTCGGGAATGTCACTGACTTCGCGATGAACGACAGGTGCGCTGCCGGGACGGGTAAATTTTTGGAGGTAATTGCCGCCGCCCTTGGACTGGACGTTAGTGAATTGGCCATGCTGTCCAAAGATGCCGACCCCGTCCAGACAAGTAATATGTGTACTGTGTTCGTCGAGTCGGAAGTGATCAGCCTGCTGGCGGAGGGGGTGAAAAGAGAGAGAATAATAGCCGGCATCCATCAGTCTGTGGCGGCCAGGGTGGCTGCTATGGCCGAAAGGCTGGGTAAGGGCGCCCATATTGTATTTACCGGCGGAGTGGCAAAAAATGAGGGTGTGAGGGAGTTCTTGTGTAAAGAACTCGGGAGAGATTTGCATGTTGTGCCGGAGTCGCAGATTGCAGGCGCCCTGGGAGCGGCCCTTCTTGCCCGGGAAGAAGTCAGACTAAAATCGCTGTAA
- a CDS encoding ATPase P — MVTFNIPGKGSVSLNHIVLDFNGTIARDGVLIDGVKERLNKLAEQMEVHIVTADTFGSCREYCKGIKSSIHILTAEAGAPEKLEIIESLAAENVAAVGNGVNDTLMLKAAALGIVVIGPEGASAKALREADVIVKDINDGLDLLLNPKRLMATLRE, encoded by the coding sequence GTGGTTACTTTTAATATTCCGGGGAAAGGATCTGTCAGTTTAAATCATATCGTGCTCGATTTTAACGGAACGATAGCACGTGATGGTGTGTTGATTGACGGAGTAAAGGAAAGGCTGAACAAGTTAGCGGAACAAATGGAAGTTCATATTGTAACAGCCGATACTTTCGGTTCCTGCCGGGAATACTGCAAAGGCATTAAGAGCAGTATCCACATTCTTACAGCCGAGGCCGGCGCTCCTGAAAAGCTGGAAATTATAGAATCACTGGCGGCAGAAAACGTAGCAGCCGTGGGCAACGGCGTCAACGATACCCTGATGCTGAAGGCTGCCGCCCTGGGTATTGTTGTCATCGGACCGGAAGGAGCTTCAGCAAAGGCTCTCCGGGAAGCTGACGTAATAGTGAAGGATATCAACGACGGACTTGATCTGCTTTTAAATCCTAAAAGACTTATGGCGACTTTACGGGAGTAA
- a CDS encoding ATP-dependent RecD-like DNA helicase yields the protein MDFLRCIVERITFINEDNGFCVIKVKAKGFNNLVTVIGTMVSVNAGSILSLKGEWKHDSKFGRQFAAYEWEESLPATTYGMEKYLGSGMIKGIGPIFARRIVKQFGADTLNIIEAETVRLTEVPGIGKKRIQMIKSAWQEQKEIKNVMLFLQDHGVNTSHAVKIYKAYGNNSVSIVKTNPYKLADDIRGIGFKTADKIAAKMGFDKESFVRCRSGILYTLNELADEGHCYAARDQLIKTANELLEIEECIISITLDHMLKEKDVIFEDPDAIYIPPLFFSEAGTARRISEVLNTPGYKPINDINRIICDLQNKTGIIYDQIQIKAINCAVQSKIMVLTGGPGTGKTTITSAIISAFAERCMQILLAAPTGRAAKRMTETTGREAKTIHRLLEFKPPDGYQRNSDNPLEGDALILDEASMIDIVLMYNLFKAIPDHMTVIIVGDVNQLPSVGPGNVLRDIIDSGAVPVIKLEHVYRQAMGSAIIRNAHRINNGIFPDLKPDKNGNFFFIQADDPAGIPDLIKQLCTTRLPAYYKVDPIRDIQVLCPMLRGDTGAVNMNIQLQAALNSSTLSLRRGGAEYRLRDKVMQIRNNYDKNVFNGDIGIISDVNLEDNTLTVRFDGVPVLYDISDLDEVVLAYATTIHKAQGSEYPIVILPLTMQHYIMLQKNLLYTGVTRAKKVAVIIGSKKAIAYAVKNNKVIERNTGLKDNLKKYAQPDIGSGDKIF from the coding sequence ATGGATTTTTTACGCTGTATAGTTGAACGAATAACATTTATAAACGAAGATAATGGTTTCTGCGTTATTAAAGTTAAGGCAAAAGGATTTAATAACCTTGTAACTGTTATCGGAACCATGGTTTCGGTAAATGCAGGCTCAATACTCTCCCTTAAGGGGGAATGGAAACACGATAGTAAGTTCGGACGTCAATTTGCAGCCTATGAATGGGAGGAAAGCCTGCCCGCTACCACTTATGGAATGGAAAAATACCTGGGCAGCGGCATGATCAAGGGAATAGGCCCCATATTTGCCAGGAGGATTGTCAAACAATTCGGAGCTGACACATTAAATATTATTGAAGCAGAAACTGTCAGGCTGACTGAGGTCCCGGGCATAGGCAAAAAGCGCATCCAAATGATCAAGTCCGCATGGCAGGAACAAAAAGAAATCAAAAATGTCATGCTTTTTTTGCAAGACCATGGGGTCAATACCTCTCATGCTGTCAAGATATATAAAGCATATGGCAACAACAGCGTCTCCATAGTAAAAACCAATCCTTACAAGCTGGCTGACGACATCCGGGGTATTGGTTTTAAAACCGCCGATAAAATTGCCGCTAAGATGGGATTTGACAAAGAGAGCTTTGTACGATGCAGAAGCGGTATCCTATATACTTTGAACGAGCTTGCGGATGAAGGCCATTGCTATGCGGCAAGAGACCAACTGATTAAAACCGCTAACGAATTGTTAGAGATAGAAGAATGTATTATATCAATCACTCTGGATCACATGTTAAAAGAAAAAGACGTTATATTTGAAGATCCTGACGCAATATATATACCGCCCCTGTTTTTCAGTGAAGCCGGTACGGCAAGAAGGATCTCTGAAGTTTTAAATACTCCCGGCTATAAACCAATCAATGATATAAATAGAATCATCTGCGATTTACAGAATAAAACCGGTATTATTTATGACCAGATTCAGATAAAAGCCATCAACTGCGCTGTGCAGTCCAAAATAATGGTCTTAACGGGCGGACCCGGCACAGGCAAAACAACTATCACATCAGCCATCATATCCGCATTTGCGGAGCGCTGTATGCAGATCCTGCTTGCTGCGCCCACGGGGCGCGCCGCCAAACGCATGACCGAAACAACCGGCAGGGAAGCTAAAACCATACACAGACTGCTTGAATTTAAGCCTCCTGACGGGTACCAGAGAAACAGCGATAATCCCCTGGAAGGCGATGCGCTTATCCTTGATGAAGCCTCCATGATTGATATTGTTCTTATGTATAATCTTTTCAAAGCAATACCGGACCATATGACTGTAATAATTGTCGGCGATGTCAATCAGCTTCCTTCCGTGGGTCCCGGCAATGTGCTGCGGGATATAATTGACTCGGGCGCAGTACCGGTTATTAAGCTTGAACATGTTTACAGGCAGGCAATGGGCAGCGCGATAATCAGGAACGCACACCGTATTAACAACGGAATTTTCCCTGATCTAAAGCCCGACAAGAACGGCAACTTCTTTTTCATTCAAGCCGATGATCCCGCCGGGATACCGGACCTTATAAAACAGCTCTGCACCACACGCCTTCCCGCATATTACAAGGTGGATCCCATTCGTGACATCCAGGTTTTATGCCCCATGCTGCGCGGTGATACCGGCGCCGTTAACATGAATATACAACTGCAGGCAGCGTTGAACAGCAGTACTTTGTCTTTAAGAAGAGGCGGCGCCGAATACAGGCTCCGCGATAAGGTCATGCAGATCAGAAACAACTATGATAAGAATGTATTTAACGGGGATATTGGCATAATATCGGATGTGAACTTGGAGGATAATACCCTTACTGTACGCTTTGACGGCGTTCCAGTTTTATATGACATTTCAGATCTGGACGAAGTTGTTTTGGCCTATGCCACAACTATTCACAAAGCTCAAGGCTCCGAGTATCCCATTGTCATACTGCCGCTTACCATGCAGCACTATATTATGCTGCAAAAAAATCTCCTTTACACAGGCGTAACCCGTGCAAAGAAAGTTGCAGTAATAATCGGAAGCAAAAAGGCTATTGCGTATGCTGTTAAAAATAATAAGGTTATCGAAAGGAACACCGGGCTCAAAGATAATTTAAAAAAATATGCACAACCTGACATAGGCTCCGGTGATAAGATTTTCTAA
- a CDS encoding methyltransferase type 11, which yields MAAGSYIQSLLVSNPLRRSILAEMVMALRLPKGSRGLDAGCGIGLQCLLLAGEVGPAGHVTGLDISADMLDYGHELVKKADLSEQISFKEGDITGLPFDNSTFDWAWSVDCAGLVLPEPLSSLRELVRVVKPGGIVAVAFWSSEKLLPGYPVLEARLGATSAGIAPFVQGTKPERHFLRALGWFNELGLREVKAGVFAESVCAPLNDEVKGALAELFKERWSNVETILAPGDLADFQRLCLPDSPDFIINLPDYYAFFTMTMFWGTVPVHI from the coding sequence ATGGCTGCCGGGTCTTATATACAGAGCCTGCTGGTGTCTAATCCCTTAAGAAGGTCAATACTTGCTGAAATGGTTATGGCGCTGCGGCTGCCGAAGGGAAGCCGGGGGCTTGACGCCGGGTGCGGAATCGGTCTTCAATGCCTGTTATTGGCCGGGGAGGTAGGGCCTGCCGGACATGTTACCGGCCTCGACATATCCGCGGATATGCTTGATTATGGCCACGAGTTGGTTAAAAAGGCTGACCTGTCGGAACAGATTTCTTTTAAGGAAGGGGATATAACCGGCCTCCCGTTTGATAACAGCACATTCGACTGGGCATGGAGCGTTGACTGCGCAGGATTGGTTCTTCCGGAACCGCTTTCCTCATTGAGGGAACTGGTACGCGTCGTAAAACCGGGTGGTATTGTAGCCGTCGCTTTTTGGTCTTCCGAGAAGCTGCTTCCAGGATATCCCGTATTGGAAGCCCGGCTGGGAGCAACATCAGCCGGCATTGCGCCTTTTGTTCAGGGAACGAAACCGGAGCGGCACTTTTTACGTGCGCTGGGCTGGTTCAATGAGTTGGGGTTAAGGGAAGTCAAGGCCGGAGTCTTTGCTGAAAGTGTCTGCGCGCCTCTGAATGATGAAGTAAAAGGAGCTCTGGCAGAGCTTTTTAAGGAACGCTGGTCAAATGTAGAAACTATACTTGCACCTGGTGATCTGGCAGATTTCCAGCGCCTTTGCCTGCCGGATTCACCGGATTTCATTATCAATCTGCCGGATTACTATGCTTTCTTCACCATGACGATGTTCTGGGGTACAGTGCCTGTACATATTTAA
- a CDS encoding ABC transporter, with translation MALEQNNRTTFRNNSRSLLIGCFWLLFIFLVLFILLLIGGLMNYANWETVKTVLRQEEFHFALFFTLWTSVLATGLAALFALPAAYILSRYKIPGKAFVDTLLDIPIVLPPLVSGIALLILFGPVLGGFLTALGLDIVFSSSGVVIAQWFIATPYAVRIMKQAFDGIDPRMENIARTLGYTPGNVFGKVTLPLARNGIINGLIMTWTRTIGEFGATAMLAGITRMKTETLSVAIFLNMSMGDLKFAISTAIVMLLMALVSLITLKFFLKQEVIRF, from the coding sequence ATGGCTTTAGAACAAAACAATAGAACAACATTCAGGAATAACAGCCGGAGCCTTCTGATCGGTTGTTTCTGGCTGTTATTCATTTTCCTGGTCCTGTTTATACTGCTTCTGATCGGAGGGCTGATGAACTACGCCAACTGGGAGACGGTTAAAACAGTTCTGCGGCAGGAAGAGTTTCATTTTGCGCTGTTTTTTACACTGTGGACTTCCGTGCTGGCTACAGGGCTGGCCGCACTGTTTGCCCTGCCGGCGGCATATATACTTTCACGATACAAAATTCCCGGCAAAGCCTTTGTAGACACCCTGCTGGATATTCCAATCGTCCTTCCCCCGTTAGTCAGCGGGATAGCCCTGCTGATTCTTTTTGGGCCGGTACTAGGGGGTTTTTTAACTGCGCTGGGTCTGGATATAGTTTTTTCTTCCTCCGGTGTTGTAATAGCCCAGTGGTTTATCGCTACTCCCTACGCAGTGAGGATTATGAAGCAGGCCTTTGACGGCATTGACCCCCGCATGGAAAATATCGCCCGTACTTTGGGTTACACGCCGGGAAATGTTTTTGGAAAAGTGACTCTGCCGTTAGCCAGAAACGGGATTATTAACGGCCTGATTATGACGTGGACCAGGACCATTGGTGAATTTGGCGCTACGGCAATGCTTGCCGGTATCACCCGGATGAAAACTGAAACCCTCTCGGTAGCTATATTTTTGAACATGTCCATGGGGGATTTAAAGTTCGCCATTTCAACAGCCATTGTCATGCTGCTGATGGCGCTGGTTTCCCTGATTACTTTGAAGTTTTTTCTAAAACAGGAGGTGATAAGATTTTGA
- a CDS encoding restriction endonuclease subunit M, whose amino-acid sequence MSTSININEKANLIWAIADKLTGPYKPHEYGEVILPLTVIRRFDCILEKTKEAVVQKNKELNIAVKDPLLRKVSGYSFYNISPFTFGKLLDDPDNIEANFRSYLNGFSENVRNIIERFKFDGQISYLSEKNLLYIVLKEFTDPKADLHPDKISNIEMGYIFEEIIRRFSEAHNEDAGQHYTPREVIELMVNILFAEDSGLLSGNAVAKTIYDPACGTGGMLTVAEDRLRSLNSNAQLICFGQEINPQTYAICKSDILIKGANADYIKEGNTLSDDLFKDDKFDYILSNPPFGREWKNEKKAVEDEQKLGFAGRFGPGVPAIGDSQMLFLLTAISKMKDIKDGGSRLAIIHNGSPLFTGDAGSGPSEIRRYIIENDLLEAIVALPNDLFYNTGIATYIWVLSNKKAPHRKDKIQLINANGMYEKRRKSLGNKRNDIPKYHIEEITRIYGDFKENEFSKIFNNEKFGYAKIVVERLLLDEDGKPVLKKGEKQPDTSLRDTENVPLTEDIDTYFAREVLPFVPDAWIDRNKTKIGYEIPFTRYFYKYTPPKPSSEIMAEILEIEKELDGSLKAVFE is encoded by the coding sequence ATGTCAACCAGTATCAACATAAATGAAAAAGCCAATCTTATCTGGGCCATTGCGGACAAACTGACCGGGCCTTACAAACCGCACGAATACGGCGAGGTTATCCTGCCGCTTACAGTTATCCGCCGCTTTGACTGCATACTTGAAAAGACAAAGGAAGCCGTAGTACAGAAGAACAAAGAACTGAATATTGCAGTAAAAGATCCTCTTCTGCGCAAGGTATCCGGCTACTCGTTTTATAACATCAGCCCCTTCACCTTCGGCAAACTCCTGGATGACCCGGACAACATTGAAGCAAATTTCAGAAGCTACCTGAACGGCTTTTCTGAGAACGTCCGCAATATTATCGAACGGTTCAAGTTTGACGGCCAGATCAGCTACCTTTCCGAAAAAAACCTTTTATATATCGTCCTGAAAGAATTCACCGACCCCAAAGCCGATCTGCACCCCGATAAAATTTCAAATATTGAGATGGGATACATTTTCGAAGAAATTATCCGCCGGTTTTCAGAAGCTCACAACGAGGACGCCGGGCAGCATTACACCCCCAGGGAAGTAATCGAGCTGATGGTCAACATCCTTTTTGCCGAAGACAGCGGCCTGTTATCAGGAAACGCAGTCGCCAAAACAATCTATGACCCTGCCTGCGGCACCGGCGGCATGCTGACTGTTGCCGAGGACCGCTTGAGAAGCCTGAACAGCAACGCACAGTTAATCTGTTTCGGGCAGGAGATCAACCCACAGACTTATGCAATCTGCAAATCTGATATTCTGATTAAAGGCGCAAACGCCGACTACATCAAAGAGGGCAACACGCTTTCCGACGACCTGTTTAAAGACGATAAATTTGACTACATCCTGTCCAATCCGCCTTTCGGCAGGGAATGGAAAAACGAGAAAAAAGCTGTTGAAGATGAACAGAAGCTCGGCTTTGCCGGCAGGTTCGGGCCGGGAGTCCCGGCAATAGGCGACAGCCAAATGCTCTTTTTGCTGACGGCTATTTCCAAAATGAAAGACATAAAAGACGGCGGCAGCCGCCTGGCCATCATCCACAACGGATCGCCCCTGTTTACGGGTGACGCCGGGAGCGGTCCCTCGGAAATCCGCAGGTATATTATTGAAAATGACCTACTGGAAGCCATCGTCGCCCTGCCCAATGATCTTTTTTACAACACCGGCATCGCGACCTATATCTGGGTGCTGTCCAACAAAAAAGCACCGCACCGCAAAGACAAAATTCAATTAATCAACGCCAACGGGATGTATGAAAAACGCCGGAAGTCGCTGGGCAATAAACGAAACGATATACCCAAATATCATATTGAAGAGATCACCAGAATCTACGGCGATTTTAAGGAAAACGAATTTAGCAAGATATTTAACAACGAGAAATTCGGCTATGCCAAAATAGTGGTTGAGCGGCTGCTTTTGGATGAGGACGGCAAACCTGTCCTAAAAAAAGGAGAGAAACAGCCCGACACAAGTTTGCGGGACACTGAAAATGTGCCGCTGACCGAGGATATCGACACCTACTTTGCCAGGGAGGTCCTCCCTTTTGTCCCGGACGCATGGATAGATAGAAATAAAACCAAAATCGGCTACGAGATACCGTTCACCAGATATTTCTATAAATACACACCTCCAAAGCCGTCAAGCGAAATAATGGCTGAGATTTTAGAAATAGAGAAGGAATTAGACGGCTCGCTGAAGGCGGTGTTTGAATAA